The nucleotide sequence CATGGACGGCGAAGGAAGTCCCACGGGATTGGGACACCCCGGCCCTGAGACTCGCTCACAGAAACCGAGAACACGCTACGCGGTTCTCGGTAATGTGTTCGCGGCACTCACGGGTCGCTTTGCTCACGGGTCGTTTCACTCCCCGCTCGCGATTCCCGCGGTCTCACTCCGTTCGACCGCGCTCTCCCCGTTCACTACTTCGGCGACCCGCACAAGGGTCGGGTCGCCCACGCCAGGACAGGGATTTGAACCCTGAATCCCGAAAGGGAACACGCTTTCCAGGCGTGCGCCTTACCGTTCGGCCATCCTGGCTCGCATCTCCAGATGAGTGGCGGTGTGGTTAAGCGTTTTCGCTCTCGGTCGAGCACCGACCCCCTCAAAGCGTCTGTCGCAACCGGGGCTCGACGAACTTCGCCAGCACCGCCCCGATCCCGGTGACAACCAGCGCGACGCCGGCTTTGACCAGCGGATCGACGCGTTCGGGCGTCAACAGTTCGTAGCCCTGGAGCAACACAAGAAACGATAGCCCGCCGACCAGGCCCCACACCAGGGCTTGACGCCATCCCATGTCGTAGCCGGCCATCTCAGACGGCCGCCACGGCCTCGATCTCGACACCGACGCCTTTCGGCAGCGCGGCGACCTCAACGGCGCTTCTGGCCGGCGGATCTTCATCGAAGAACGTCTCGTAGGCGGCGTCCATCGCCTCGAAGTTCTCGATGTCGTCGACGTAGACGGTTACCTTCAGCACGTCGTCCATGCCCGCGCCCGCTTCGTCGAGAACTGCCTCGACGTTGTCCAGCGCCTGCTGGGTCTGGACGTCGATGTCGGCGTCGTCGAGCAAATCGCCGTCGGGCGTCAGCGGGATCTGTCCGGCGGTAAAGACAAGCTCATCGGTTGCGGTCGCCTGGCTGTACGCCCCGACTGCGGCGGGGGCCGCCTCGGTTTCGATCGTTCGCTTCATACGTCCGTTCCCGACCGGAGCCAGTATAAAACCGCTGGGGAGTATGTCCGGAACTTATGGGAGGTGACGACGACGATATCCCATGGAGACGCGCTTGCGGTACGGCTACGGCGTCGTCATGCTCGGCCTCGGCAACATCGCCGTCGGGGCGACACAGGTGGCCTTCGGCGGTCAATCCACGATCATGATTGGGATACACGCGGTCATCGGCGTCCTGCTGATCGGCTTCGGGTACGGCGTCGTCAACGATCCCGACCGGATCGATCCCGAGCAGCTCTCCCCACGAATCCTCGCGGCGGTCGGCTACGTCGGCATCGCGATGGGCGCAGCCATGCTGGTCTGGTCGGCACTCGTAGTCGTGAACGCGCTGTAAAGTGGACGAACCGCGACGCTACTGGTCGGCGCAGTACTCGACGAAGTTCCGGAGAATGGCAAGCCCCGTCTCGCCGGATTTCTCGGGGTGAAACTGGGTTCCCATCACGTTGCCCGCCTCGTTGGCGACGACACTCGCGAAGCGCTCGCCGTAGTCAGTCCTCGCCGCGGTGGCGGCCCCGTCGTCCGGCCGGGCGTAGTAGGAATGGACGAAGTACGCGTGCTCGCCGTCGACACCCGCCAACAGGGGATGCTCGCGCTCGACGGCGAGTTCGTTCCAGCCCATGTGCGGAACCTTCCGATCGCCGTCAAATCTGAGATTCGTCCCGGGGATCAGGTCCAGCCCCTCGGCGTCACCTTCGCCGGCGTGTTCGGCCTCTTCGCTCGTGGTGAGGAGCATCTGCATCCCGAGACAGATACCCAGGAGGGGGCGACCGTCCTCGGCCGCCTCGACGAGGGCGTCCCGGAACGGACCGGCGTTGTCCATCCCCTCGCTAAACGCGCCGACGCCGGGGAGGACGATCCCGTCGGCGGCATCGAGTGCCACCGGGTCGTCCGATATCGTCACGGCTGCGCCCGCGCGTTCGAGCCCACGCGTGACGCTCCGGAGATTCCCCAGTCCGTAATCGACGACGACGACGTCAGCCGCCGCCTGCTCGCGGTCGCTCATGTCAGCCCGTAGTTCGGCTCGGGTCTTGGGACTTTCCTTCGACCCAGATATCTCCCAGCCGGGCCGGTCGAGCACAGCCAGTCCATCCGGCTGGTTCCGATCGGGCCCCTAGTTTGATTGGGATAGACGGAGACGTAGTCCTGTATCGCGCCTGTCGCCGATGACACGCGACAGAAAACTCAGACTATGCACGACCTGTCACTTCAGGATGCCCACGTCGGCATCGTCCCGGGCGTCGTCGATGGCGTCGACACCTATCGCTCCGTCTGCGAGCGGGTCGTCGGACGCGTTTCAGTGTACGATCCGTCCGCAGTGGAGTCCGTCGCGTCCGGGTCGAACCCGCCGGACTACCTCATCATCGAAGGGGGCCCGAAGGGACTAGCTGCAGTGAAGACCGCGGCCGACCAGACCCCGCCGCATGCCGTCCTTTACGTCGACGATCGACCCCGGAAAGTCTCGGAAGCGATGCTATCCGGTGCCGATGTGTTCCTCCACCCTGCGGACAGACAGCACTTCGAAGCGCGACTCAAGAGCTTGCATCTGGGTGCGACAGTCCCGGTCGAACCAGCCGAGGGCCGGCTCGGTATGGAACCGTCGATCGAACCACGGGCGTATGAGACGCTCATGGAGCAGTTCGAGGACCTCATCTACGTCCTCGATCGCCACGCGCGTTTCGTCCGGGTGAACGAGGCAAAAGCCGCCCTCCACGATCTCGACCCCGAAGTGATGATCGGCCAGAGCGAGTTCAACACCTTCCTGCCGGAGACCGCGATGGAAATCTACCGTGACAATCTGGCAGTGATCGAAGGTCACAGCGCGGTGGAGCGCAAGCCGGAGTGGATCGAAAACGCCCACGGCGAGCGGATCCACGTCACTGCGAGCAAGCACCCAATTACTGATCCGGAGGGGCGCGTGATCGGGCTGATCGGTATCTCGCGGGACATCACCGCGCTCACCAGACAACAGGCCCTCATCGAGAACGTGCGGGATACCATCGAACATCTCTATGGCATGTACGACCACAACTTTCGAAACCGCACGCAGATCCAGGTCGCCATCGAATCCCACATGAAACAGGCGTTCACAGCCGAGTCGACCGGGCGCGAGCGGCTGTCGGAACTCGGGGGGCTGTTCGGCCTGGACGTCCGTCCGGGGGCCGAAATCGAAGGCACGAATACCGACGGACGGGCCGATCGCGAGGAAGTGCGGACGTCACTCGAAGGGCTCGCGAACACGTGGGCGGAGATGCACCGGTCGTTCACCGAGGCGCGGGACGTCGAGACTGAGATGGTCGAACGTCTCACGGATCTGGTCGAGGACTTCAGCGAACTGTTCGCGGTCGTCAAGGCCGGCGGCGAACTCACCGAAGTCGACCTGAAACGCCTCGCAAAGCAGTACGCTGACTGTCAGGTCACGGGCGAGTCGGTTACGATCACCACCGATCAACTCCGGACGACGCTGCTGGTTGAACAGCTCAGTGCGGCGCTCGGGCCGGCAGGGCGGATCCGGCTTGAGTCCACCGAAGCGGGGGTGAGGCTACATCTCTCCAAGCACCTGACCGTGCCGGCCCTGACTGACCAGTATCGCGATCAGGATCTCCTCGAGCGATCGAAACACCTGCTGAAGGTCCGACTCGTCCTGGAGACGCTGGGCTGGGACATCGAGACGGTGCATCCCGACGACGACACGACGGTCCTTTCGGTCGACGTCACGGCCTGGAAGCGCCAGGCGGGCGCTTACACCTGATACGTCGGTTCGTCCTGGCTGTCCCCGAGGTTCCTGACAATCGTCTGGAGCACGAGTTCGAACTCCTCGTCAGTCATCGCAGCGGAGATGTCTCCCAGTTCGGCCCCCTGTTCGGTGAGCCGGTCGCGCAGTGCCTGGTAGTTCTCACTTGTGGTCAATTCGGCGGCTGGTTTGTTTGCTTCGAGACTGGCCTGTTTGATCGAATCGGCGACGTACGCCCTGACCTCGGGTTCGAGTTCACCCAGCGCGACCAGACGCTCGACAGTGTCTTCCAGCTCAGCGACGTCGACGGGTTTGGTGAGGTAGTCATCAAAACCCATCTCGATGACGTCGAGATCCGGGGTCTTGGCCGTCACCATCGCGACCGGGCACTCGTACCCCTCCGCACGAACGGCATCGAGCGTCTCTTTCCCCGAGCGCCCCGGCATCATCCGGTCGAGCAGGACCACGTCGACATCGTCGTCGATGGCTTCCAGGGCTTGCTCCCCGGAGTAGGCAGTCTCGACGGTGTAGTGCTCGCGCAGGATCGACGCGT is from Halorhabdus sp. BNX81 and encodes:
- a CDS encoding response regulator, translated to MTDDTDVTVLIVEDEQQIADGYASILREHYTVETAYSGEQALEAIDDDVDVVLLDRMMPGRSGKETLDAVRAEGYECPVAMVTAKTPDLDVIEMGFDDYLTKPVDVAELEDTVERLVALGELEPEVRAYVADSIKQASLEANKPAAELTTSENYQALRDRLTEQGAELGDISAAMTDEEFELVLQTIVRNLGDSQDEPTYQV
- the hisH gene encoding imidazole glycerol phosphate synthase subunit HisH codes for the protein MSDREQAAADVVVVDYGLGNLRSVTRGLERAGAAVTISDDPVALDAADGIVLPGVGAFSEGMDNAGPFRDALVEAAEDGRPLLGICLGMQMLLTTSEEAEHAGEGDAEGLDLIPGTNLRFDGDRKVPHMGWNELAVEREHPLLAGVDGEHAYFVHSYYARPDDGAATAARTDYGERFASVVANEAGNVMGTQFHPEKSGETGLAILRNFVEYCADQ
- a CDS encoding PAS domain-containing protein — encoded protein: MHDLSLQDAHVGIVPGVVDGVDTYRSVCERVVGRVSVYDPSAVESVASGSNPPDYLIIEGGPKGLAAVKTAADQTPPHAVLYVDDRPRKVSEAMLSGADVFLHPADRQHFEARLKSLHLGATVPVEPAEGRLGMEPSIEPRAYETLMEQFEDLIYVLDRHARFVRVNEAKAALHDLDPEVMIGQSEFNTFLPETAMEIYRDNLAVIEGHSAVERKPEWIENAHGERIHVTASKHPITDPEGRVIGLIGISRDITALTRQQALIENVRDTIEHLYGMYDHNFRNRTQIQVAIESHMKQAFTAESTGRERLSELGGLFGLDVRPGAEIEGTNTDGRADREEVRTSLEGLANTWAEMHRSFTEARDVETEMVERLTDLVEDFSELFAVVKAGGELTEVDLKRLAKQYADCQVTGESVTITTDQLRTTLLVEQLSAALGPAGRIRLESTEAGVRLHLSKHLTVPALTDQYRDQDLLERSKHLLKVRLVLETLGWDIETVHPDDDTTVLSVDVTAWKRQAGAYT
- a CDS encoding Rid family detoxifying hydrolase; the encoded protein is MKRTIETEAAPAAVGAYSQATATDELVFTAGQIPLTPDGDLLDDADIDVQTQQALDNVEAVLDEAGAGMDDVLKVTVYVDDIENFEAMDAAYETFFDEDPPARSAVEVAALPKGVGVEIEAVAAV